A stretch of DNA from Cryptomeria japonica chromosome 4, Sugi_1.0, whole genome shotgun sequence:
CGGTTTTATCCCTTCAAGCATTGGGAATTGCTGGGCCCTGCAACTGTTTTCTGCTTATGGGAACAATCTAGAAGGTCCCATTCCAAGAGAAATTGGTCTCCTCAGTCGCCTCCAAATTCTATGGTCGTACAACAATCTTCTTTCAGGGAATCTTCCCAATGGATTGGGCAACATGTCAATGCTGCAAACGATAGACGTGTCTGTCAACAATCTTAATGGAAGTGTACCAGAGGAAATAGGTACGTTGAAAAGTTTGAGCTTTCTAAACCTTTCGAATAATAGTCTTTCCGGCACCGTTCCTGCATTCTTGGGAAATCTTACAAGCTTGCAAGTACTAGATTTGTCTGGAAACCAATTCAGTGGCACCTTGCCAGCAGCAATTGGCTATTTAGAAAAATTGAGAGAACTATCTCTCGGACGGAACAGATTGGAAGGTCAGTTGCTTGCACCGTGGGAGAACCTCACAAGTCTACAAGTATTAGATTTGAGAGAAAACCAGTTCAGCGGCAATTTGACTGAAGGAATTGGTTTTCTTCCAAATCTGAGAGAGCTCTACCTGAGAAGCAACAGATTGAAAGGTGAGTTGCCAGCATCATTGAGGAACCTTACAAGCTTAACAAGATTAGATTTACGAAAAAACGAATTCAGCGGCACCTTGCTGTAGTCTGTCAGTGAACAGCGGGTTCGTTGATctttgagtcttggttttcttccTATGTTATCGCATGCATCGAATGTTGATACTATATTGCCGTATGTATTTCCGTGGACTGTGTCTCAGTCCTAGATCTTACTGCTTTTCATTTTCTCGTACCTCCTTTGCTATTTCATTGGTTGATGTTATGTCAACGGTCTGATAATTTATGGTTAGTTGTAGCGAAGGTCTTGGCAGACCATTGCCGTTGTCATTTAAAGATATTCGAATTGATGAATATTCAACTTTTGAGCATTGTAATGCAGTAAATTTTCTTATGCAAGCTACGCATGATGTTAGAGTTCATAATAAGTGGAAACTCGTTCTCTTTTGAATGGATGTTGGTAAAAGAGCAACGATTTCGTGTGGTTATTAACTCAAAAGAAGAATTATATTTCGAGAGCATTTAAATTTGTGGATTTATAAGTTATATTGTCTTTTATTTAAAATTGCACTCATAACCATTCGCTTATAAAAAAGAGGGAGATATTGAAGTTGTACAGATATCTAAtagttttttctctattttctttagaATAATGATATATAGAAATAAAGCTTTTGAATGAGGATCTTACTTTCACCATGAAATAGGTTTATTTATTAAATCTCAGCACGCTGAATTTGATTCTTTAGAGATGTTTCCATCTCCACTTCTAACTCCTACTGTGTATTCTTCAATTACATACAAAATTATAGAGATCTAACATTCTTCATTCAGTTATAGTAGCTTTTGGAAGCCTCTAAGATCTTTTCATTAGACACTTGAAAGAATGGTAACTATTTATGCCCATACTTATATAGAGATTGATCTCAATAATCCTTTATCTGATCATCATAGCTTAAGTTGGGAAATATGAATTGCATCCAATAGGTTGAATATGAggctcttctcttctttcttctttcttcttttttttctggGGTCATCAGAGCTTTTAAATTGAGAAATATGAATTGCATCCACTACTATAAATGAGCAAGGGAGAGCTCCAGATATTTATAATAGTCCTTTCCCAAATGgatttatttttttgtgatctctcgaaaaaggaaGGCTACTATGCATCAGAATTAAAAAACCTGTTCACAAACGATCAAAATTTCAAGCTCAATGAACGAGTAAAGACTTCGTCCACCGGCCCAGCCTTCCAAACACGTCGTcatgaaaattaaaatattaaattaaaaatgacGGTCAATAATTTTTTTGACTGTGCTAACAGTTTAGCAACACGCAAACGGCTATGCTCATACTAGCAATTGTTGTAGGCGATAAGTTAAAAGACAGTTCCTTGACCTTTTTGGATCTCTGTCTTTATGCGTTACAACTACATTAAAATCTTTTCGTAAGCACATCCTTATATACCCGAGTCGGAAAATCATATATATACAATCATTGTTTTGTACCGACCGCTACCGAGGTGATTATTTTCGTGGCCAAAATGTTGTTAAGGCTTTCAGCCACTTCTTCTCCCAGTCAGAGAGTTATTAGGTTTATCTCTTCCGCCAATCTATGTTTGTGCTGCTTCCACAGGAAGGCGAGATCCTTGATCTGCAAATAAAAGAGTCGCTACAGGGTGGTGGAGATACAGATCTTCTGCCAGACTGGTCCAACGCCTCTGCTTCATCTGATTTTTGCAAGTGGCAAGGCGTCAAGTGCACATCAACATTAACATCCCACAATGTTATTTCACTAGCCCTGCCCACCAGAAACCTACCCGGCCGTTTCTCTCCTATGATTAGGAAGCTAAGCCGGTTGGAGGAGCTGGACCTAATTTTTGGCAACAGATTATATGAACATGTTCCTCCTGAATTGGGAAATTGCACCCACCTTCAGCAGCGCTATGTCTCAAACAACTTTTTTAGTGGTGTTATACCATCGACTCTCGTCAACTGCAGCCTACTTACTGTTCTGTACCTGAGTGCAAATAATCTCTCTGGAGATGTTCCTGCCTCTCTTGGTAAGCTTCTAAATCTTCAATTTGTAAGACTAGGGTATAACCGCTTTACGAGCTCCTTACCACCTGAAATTAACAACTACACAAAGCTTACGTTTATAGGCTTTGCCTCCTGCAATCTGAAAGGCACGATCCCAATCGAAATCGGCAAATTACAAATGCTAGAAGAGTTATGTCTCCATGAAAACCAATTGAATGGTTTTATCCCTTCAAGCGTAGCGAATTGCACGTCTCTGCAATTGTTTTCTGTTTGTGAAAACAATTTAGAAGGTCCCATTCCAAGAGAGTTTGGCCTACTCGGGAGTGTCCAAATGTTTACTGTCTCTAAAAACAATACGCAGGGTCCCATTCCAAGAGAACTTGGCCTTTTGAGGCGCCTCGAATCTCTGTggctgaatgataatcttctttcaGGGCATCTTCCCTCTCAATTGGGCAACATTTCAATGCTGTAGGTTAGTGTTCCTGCATCGTTGGGAAATCTTACGAGCTTGCAAatattaaatttgcaaggaaacCGATTCAGCGGCCACTTGCCAGAATGAATTGGTTTTCTTCCAAATATGACAGAGCTATACCTGAGAAGAAACAGATTAAAAGGTCAGTTGCCTTCATCACTCGGATACCTTACAAGTTTAACAAGATTATATTTGAGAGATAACCAATTCAGCGGTACCTTGCTGTGGTCCGTGAGTTAACAGTTTAAGGTCTTTAGAATAGTTTGTAAATTATTTGCACACTTTACAGACATCACGTTCAAACTAAATATCTCGTTAAATTAACAATGTTGGCTTCACACAAACTTCTACGTTTTTAAATAACATTTATATTATTTCTTATTTCACAGTTTTACTGTTCATGCTTTCTTCAAATTAAACTGGATTTCGTTGATTAAGGAAAATTGAACAAACAAAAATTTAGAGTCCTTGAACTATCGTTTGACATGCAAATGTGATAGCAATTTTTTGACAAACAATATGATGTTAGCAATAGCTGTTTCACATTAATGGGTGCGTTTGATATTGAGTCTTCTTGTCAATAACCCATAAACAATCCATGCATTACTTCGTATCTCGAACTTCTAGAACTTTGCGAACGTTAATTGTGTGTGTAATAAATTTAATATTGATGgtgttatttaaaaaatttaattcattCAGATAAATAaggaatttttaaaattattaatgattctatttttttataataatgtaATGATAAAtctgtatatttatattatattttttagttttgtaATTCTTTTGGGAAAATTTCTTAAAGTATATGTGAATAGTGATAAATGGAACAATTTTATGTGAAATTAGGTTATTCTCTTAatgttttattcatttatatcTCAAAACATTTAGTCCTATCTTATATTTACATGAATTCTTACAATTTTCCCACACTACTACATTTATGCAATTGTAGACTTGTCCCCtttcttttaaaaattaaaaagtcAAATTTGGTCAACCTTATTTACCTTCCTAACTTTAAAGAAACTAAACACATATTTAATATAATTTGATGCATGTGCTaatatttaaagacattcaattcATTCATTCAAAGATATCTAGAATACATATGATCTCTTTCATCCTAGAGCATTAGAAGCAATTAATAGTGACACTTTCATCCTAGAGCATTAGAAGCAACTAATAGTGACATGTTTTGACTTGATGCACTAAAATAAGTGGAAAGCATCTTAGAGCAATTATCTATTGTTTTAAAAATTCGTACACATTATGGAGTATTGATCTGCAAGATATTATCTCCTTGTCACAATGTGATAACCCTTTAAAATATTTCTAAATTTAATATATGATAATGTATATTTAACCTTTTCATTATATATTTAACTCACAAAATTATcatcaaatatatttttttacCCACTACATTGATGATATGATGGTTGTTCTTAAAAGAGTTAAATATTTCACTAAAATTCACCTTTAGAATGGATAATATCAAattttcaatcaagaagataatgaATTGAAAAAGATGTTCAAGATTAGGTGATGAATTCAGGCAACACATTAATGAAGATGATTAAGTTCTATGAGGTTACATTTGTAGGTTTGTGGTAGTATATATTTATGATATTTTAATGTTGGAAGAGAACTTAAGACATTTGTAAAATTTATTACAACTAAGGATGGAAAGGCTCCAGaaaattgaaaaagctataggtTTATATTGAAGAGTTTGGTATTCTTCAAACTTGTCATTTTGAAGGATGGACTAAGAATGGAGGAAGAAAATGTTAAGGCAATTGTTGAGTGGCTTACCAAACTAGTTAGCTTATTGCTTAAAGTTTACTCAAAGTGGCAACAATTTAGCGAACGATTGATATCTTATCTTATTTCTATAAACTAGGAATTAGCTTTCAGTCTTATTACTCAAAGTTGCAGCACAGCTCAAATTGCACGAAATCTTTCCTACTTTGTTTGGGCTATCCGTTGAGGGTGTGTAAGATCTACAGAGGGTAAGATGTATCTTGTAGACTGCCTTGACATTCAGGCTCGGGCAGAGATTTTCCACAACAAAGGTAGCAATGATTTAGAAGATGGCCTGGATTGTCAAATTGAACTGTAATTGCAATACCCATCAACGAATTTCAGGCATTTGATAGGTCTGTCTGTAAAAGTATCAATCCCAAGCAACAGAGCAGAGAGTGATCTGCTTATTTCAAACCAGTCGAATTCCATATAACACCAATTTTGTACAAATGACAGGCAGCAGAAACGATTCATCGTAGGACATTGAAGGCAATGCTAAACATTTTATCTTTCTGCCTTGCAATTGCATGTATTCTGAGTCAACTATTGCATGTTATGCACAATGTAGAAGTTGTTGCATACATTTTTCTTGTTATGGTGGGCATACAAGCTCTCAgctacaacatttctcatacaattaGGACAGATTAATTCCATTTTGCAAGCTCATATCCCCTTTTCAAAAAGCAACAATATAATTGTGGAATTCAGGAAGGGCCTTCTCCCATGTTTGGTACCCCAATAAATGTCATCTTATTTCTTGCGTATATTTCCACAATACGACTTTTCCAAATAGTTTGGAAATCTCGTCTTCATATCACCCAAGTATCAAATGAAAAAGAGCTATTGCTATTGTGGTTCCAAAATATTATATTGGTATGTTGTATTATTGATCGTCGATAACGTAATTAACGGTTGTGATTTTCATGAATGTCATATAACATGACATACGAATattgttgataactgatgctgctctagcatgcagctccatgcagctccagtttggacatgaatctatccattcatcaccatgcataagctatttttagtttaaatcaGTTTCTATTTATTCATgtaaataaagcatgtactccaacatgcattaatcctcaGGACTATTAGTTTTggtttttgcatgagtttgtttttataAATAAAGCAtgctgtgcatgcacttattgaattcttaatttagggagtagtttattttttttagtttgagagccttagtagctttccatgcaatgttaggaatatatttagaattgcagttattattaattcttctaggctgcaaattctttatatatatagcctctatgtaattttttaattaagcttcaataaagaaattggtgtgtgcaattccaaaaaatagggcactttgttttttattctaaattgtgatttctttttgcaatttattctttttgttgttattatttgctaatcagctggttcagagaggataggtcaggttcaaaattctacaaatggtatcagagcaggtaaaattgttttgggttaaagttttattgttggaattttgccaaagttaatcatgtcgaattctaacaatatgcccattccagaatttgaaaggaatgattatgattattggtgcattaagatgctgaccttttttattggaaaagatttgttGGAGATTTTTGAATCAAGTTATGAGGAGCCAGctaattggaatgcccttacagccaatgaaagaacaacaagaaaggaagcaaggaaaaagaatgctcaagctttgtttcacattcagatagctcttgataagagcttatttccaagaatatcaagagcaacaactgccaaagatgcctggaagactctacaagaagcttaccaaggtagtgatcaagttaaagtggtcaagcttcagacattgaagtgggagttcgagaatttgaagatacaagaagctgaaagtataagtgattattgtgttagAGTCAAATATGTAGTCAATAAAATgggtacacttggggaaattgtaagcaatgaagttttgataaaaaaaggtgttgagatctttaaCACCCAGAttgaatcatgtagcaataatcatagaagaaagcaaggatttaaCAAAACTAcaatttgatcaactggttggatccctgatgtctcatgaagaaagattgaaagattcttttgaaggtgtagagaaagcattttcctctaaattgctaatcacaaaaaatgaagatgcaagcaacagtagtgccaaaatcaatcaaggccaaggtaaagggcaaagcaaaaattcttcaagaggtagaggaagaggtggctcaagaggaagtggtggttttagaggaagaggtagaggtagatttgataagagaaattttcaatgttaccattgtaataggtatggctactttgaaagagaatgcaaattgaaagaaggtaaaagtgctaactatgctcaagaaagtagtgacaatcctcctaatcacttatttttatcttatgccaagggtgaaaatactagtaaagatgtttggtacctagattctggatgctctaaccatatgacaggaaatgagaagttgttctcaacaaaggatggaagtttcaaatctaAGATCcatcttggtgatgataaatcattggaggttgtgccaaaggagctatggaggtccaaataaaagaaggtataaagagtattcctgatatttattatactccacaattgaagcacaatttgttaagtgttgggcagctatgtgagataAATTATAAAGTAGTCATTGAGAATAAGACTtttactatctatgataagaataaggataatagggtgatcactgttgttcctatgacaagaaataggatgttccccttgagttttggtgaacataacaacagtttggcaaatatggcttatgaggattcaagttggttatggcatctcaggtatgggcatttaaattttcatagtttgaagtttctaacctcgcatGCATTAGTTTCTAGTTTGCCCAAGCTTGAGGAACACAAGgaagtttgtgaaggttgtgctaaaggaaagcatgcaagagaaaagtttccaaagggcaatgcatggcgGGCtgatcacccacttcagcttgttcattcagatatatgtggtcctatgcagactaagagtttgggtaagtcatcatatttcatcacttttattgatgattactcacgaaattgtcaggtatattttttgaaggccaaagatgaagccctagatacattcaagaagtttaaagcccttgtggaaaatgagaaaggatgcaagatcaaatgtttaaggactgatcgtggaggagagttttgctcaaaggctttccaaagttattgtgattttaatggcatcaagaggcaaattACTACTCCAtacacacctcaatagaatggagtagctgaaaggaagaatcatactatgattgaaatggcaaggtgcatgttataaaccaagggattgagcaattcttattggggagatgcagttgctacaacagtgtacatcctcaaccgtagccccaccagtCCACTAGGaaatatgactccttatgaagcttggtatggcaaaaggcctaatgttaatcatttcaaagtttttggttgtttggcttatgtgcatgtacttgattagaatagacagaagttagatgcaaagagtgagtcatgtatttttattgggtatagtgagaaaaacaaggcttatagattgtataatcccctcagtaacaagcttattgtctcaagagatgtgatttttgatgaagggggagtttatggtcatcaaaaaggccatgttgagaagtgaaaatctattttgaatgatgatataattactgatattgatcatgagcaaccaactaatgtttctatatctagtggtttaactccaccaagtaGCCCTTCATCAATTTCTTCAGTACCAACTTCAAgtccatcttcttctccaagttctacaaggaaggtaaggaaattgagtgatatctaccagaggagtggaaatcaagtacatgaagaaaacccaataggtgagacagtgaattttgctttattagccaaggcttattttgaaccatcatgttttgaagatgcatgtactaatgaggtttgggtgaaagccatggaagaagagatggattccattcacaggaatgacacttgggagttaacagaacttccacattgcaaaaaaaggattggcaccaaatgggtctacaagaccaagtttaatagtgatgggagtgttgaaagacacatggcaagattagttgctaaaggcttcacacaaaagtatggaattgactatgaagagatatttgcaccagtagaaagacaagagaccataagaatgttgatttcattagtggctcagaagaagtggagcatacattatatggacgtgaaaagtgccttcttgaatgggtacttagaagaggaagtatttGTGGAGCAGCCActaggttttgaagtggaaggaaagaaGCATCTTGTTTACAGGTTGAAGAAGGAtatgtatggcctcaagcaagcaccaagagcatggtatgccaggattgatggatactttcaggagaatggcttccaaagaagtaagagtgatcctagcctttactacaaacaagaaggtactgatattctcatcataagtttgtatgttgatgatcttttgtatatgggtagtagttctaagatgaaagatgaattcaaagctactatgatgaaagaatttgagatgaaagatcttggtctgatgaaatattttctaggaatggaggtttatcaaagtaaggatgagattttcatttgtcaaacaaagtatgcacaagatatgttgaagaaatttgattgtaaccctgcctccactccaagtgctcatggattTTTATTATGTCgggatgatggtgctgatttagttgatgagacagcttacagaagtattgtggggagcttgatgtttctaatccacacaagGCCtcatattgcctattcagtttcacttgtttcaaggtatatgataaATCCATCTAAAATagatatgaaggcagccaagaggattttgaggtatgtgaaagcgaatttaagttttggtattcattactactcttctgaaaagttcaatcttgtaggctttagtgattcagattggggaggtagtatggatgaccataAATCTACAtctagaaattgtttttcttttggttctggtttgattacctggagcttaaaaaagcaaagtattgttgccctctcatctacaaaagcggagtatgttgcaattacctcaacaggtacacaagctctttggctcagaaaagttttggaagaaactggagaaaaacaaattcatccTACAGTAATTTAATGTGACAATGTGAGtgcatcaagttagctaagaatcaaGTTCATCACAACataacaaagcattttgatttgaaatatcacttgatacaaga
This window harbors:
- the LOC131875195 gene encoding LRR receptor-like serine/threonine-protein kinase FLS2; translated protein: MRFSPTLWLCLCGVVFLLSSAYGLSEEVGILLQIKETLQGGGATDYLQDWSNASASSHFCNWQGVMCMSTSTSRNVISLALPSRNLPGYLSSVIGKLSWLEELDLSGNRLYGHVPLELGNCTHLKLLYLSFNFFSGVIPFSPGRLANLEVLRAGYNRFTGSLPPEIGNCAKLTFIDFPSSNLKGTNPLKIGKLKRLEHLYLYENHLNGFIPSSIGNCWALQLFSAYGNNLEGPIPREIGLLSRLQILWSYNNLLSGNLPNGLGNMSMLQTIDVSVNNLNGSVPEEIGTLKSLSFLNLSNNSLSGTVPAFLGNLTSLQVLDLSGNQFSGTLPAAIGYLEKLRELSLGRNRLEGQLLAPWENLTSLQVLDLRENQFSGNLTEGIGFLPNLRELYLRSNRLKGELPASLRNLTSLTRLDLRKNEFSGTLL
- the LOC131875196 gene encoding probable leucine-rich repeat receptor-like protein kinase At5g63930; this translates as MFVLLPQEGEILDLQIKESLQGGGDTDLLPDWSNASASSDFCKWQGVKCTSTLTSHNVISLALPTRNLPGRFSPMIRKLSRLEELDLIFGNRLYEHVPPELGNCTHLQQRYVSNNFFSGVIPSTLVNCSLLTVLYLSANNLSGDVPASLGKLLNLQFVRLGYNRFTSSLPPEINNYTKLTFIGFASCNLKGTIPIEIGKLQMLEELCLHENQLNGFIPSSVANCTSLQLFSVCENNLEGPIPREFGLLGSVQMFTVSKNNTQGPIPRELGLLRRLESLWLNDNLLSGHLPSQLGNISML